Proteins encoded within one genomic window of Oryza glaberrima chromosome 12, OglaRS2, whole genome shotgun sequence:
- the LOC127757409 gene encoding uncharacterized protein LOC127757409, with protein MGWTTTRSGAAEWRKQQTAREESSSAACRVIVLLQLGQQRPTVAASIGVGLAVDAAQEWLADGGADDAVDDRVLRRLWRVHQLGGEALETEHLVVVHDYGVDEHTELVVVHQGVRAAAARTDGNTLYNELEVIEGMKLDRGYISPYFITNQKNQKCELDDPLILIHEVSNLHAVAKVLELALKKQRPLLIVAEDLESEALGTLIINKLCAGIKVCAVKAPGFGEIDTTRTKV; from the exons ATGgggtggacgacgacgaggagcggGGCGGCGGAGTGGAGGAAGCAGCAAACGGCGCGGGAGGAGTCCTCCAGCGCGGCGTGCCGTGTCATCGTCCTCCTGCAGCTCGGCCAGCAACGCCCCACGGTCGCCGCCAGCATCGGCGTCGGCTTGGCGGTGGATGCAGCACAAGAATGGCTGGCAGATGGTGGTGCAGATGATGCTGTCGATGACCGTGTGCTGCGCCGCCTGTGGCGAGTACATCAGCTTGGTGGCGAAGCTCTTGAGACGGAACACCTGGTCGTAGTGCATGATTATGGCGTCGACGAGCAcacggagctcgtcgtcgttcATCAGGgtgttcgcgccgccgccgcgcggacg GATGGTAACACCCTCTACAATGAGCTTGAAGTTATAGAAGGCATGAAACTTGACAGAGGCTATATCTCTCCTTACTTCATTACCAACCAAAAGAACCAGAAATGT GAACTAGATGACCCACTGATCTTGATACATGAAGTGTCCAACCTTCATGCTGTGGCAAAAGTGTTGGAGTTAGCTCTGAAg AAGCAAAGGCCTCTGCTTATTGTTGCAGAGGATTTAGAAAGTGAGGCATTGGGTACTCTGATTATCAACAAGCTTTGTGCAGGCATTAAG GTTTGTGCAGTCAAAGCTCCTGGGTTTGGGGAGATTGATACCACAAGAACAAAGGTTTAG
- the LOC127757753 gene encoding mannose/glucose-specific lectin-like yields the protein MAGINCSIVPCSALMEGKEFNFSNLYLHHTYGGPKPNQSTIINNNGSTGLGMTAVNNWAVYDGFGSDAKVVAHAHGLHIYAGDWHNSFSLVFENERLRGSTLQVMGVPVEGGEWAIVGGTGEFIMASGVIYKKVHERRSEGNIIELTIHGFCPNLKGTKCLATKVGPWGGNGGTPQDITETPKRLESITIRSGEVVDSISFSYFDQAGQKRVAGPWGGPGGNPNTIELASSEFLKEVSGTFGTYYGSNVITSIKFVTNVKTYGPFGKQNGTPFNIPVQNNSSVVGFFGRGGKYLDAVGVYVHPL from the exons ATGGCCGGCATCAACTGCTCCATTGTCCCCTGCAGCGCGCTCATGGAGGGGAAGGAGTtcaacttctccaacctctaccTTCACCACACCTATGGCGGCCCGAAGCCGAACCAGTCGACGATCATAAACAACAATGGTTCTACCGGGCTGGGAATGACGGCTGTCAACAATTGGGCGGTGTACGATGGATTTGGTAGTGATGCCAAGGTTGTTGCCCATGCACACGGCCTGCATATCTATGCTGGCGACTGGCATAATTCCTTCAGCTTGGTATTTGAGAATGAAAG GTTAAGGGGATCCACCCTTCAGGTGATGGGAGTACCTGTTGAAGGTGGTGAGTGGGCTATTGTCGGGGGAACAGGGGAGTTCATTATGGCATCTGGTGTCATCTACAAAAAGGTGCATGAGCGAAGATCCGAGGGTAACATCATTGAACTTACAATCCATGGGTTCTGTCCCAATCTAAAAGGCACAAAG TGCCTTGCCACCAAGGTTGGACCATGGGGTGGAAATGGAGGGACACCTCAAGATATCACAGAGACTCCAAAGCGTCTAGAATCCATCACAATACGCAGTGGCGAGGTTGTTGATTCAATCTCATTTAGCTACTTTGATCAAGCTGGTCAGAAGCGCGTGGCTGGCCCATGGGGCGGTCCTGGTGGGAATCCCAACACG ATCGAACTCGCCAGTTCAGAGTTTCTAAAGGAAGTTTCCGGAACATTTGGCACATACTATGGATCCAATGTCATAACATCTATTAAATTTGTCACAAATGTAAAAACATATGGGCCATTTGGGAAGCAGAACGGAACCCCTTTCAATATCCCCGTGCAGAACAACAGCAGTGTTGTAGGTTTCTTTGGGCGCGGCGGGAAGTACCTCGACGCAGTTGGCGTCTACGTGCATCCGCTCTAA
- the LOC127757889 gene encoding probable calcium-binding protein CML28 has protein sequence MDSTELRKVFKMFDKNGDGRITKKELGESFKNFGIFIPDDELDATMDKIDANGDGCVDVEEFGLLYRSILGDDAASRAPRMAAAEAIGGEGGAADDEDEGMREAFNVFDQNGDGFITVDELRSVLSSLGLKHGRTADDCRRMISMVDADGDGRVDFKEFKQMMRGGGFAALGG, from the coding sequence ATGGATTCGACGGAGCTGAGGAAGGTGTTCAAGATGTTCGACAAGAACGGCGACGGGAGGATCACCAAGAAGGAGCTGGGCGAGTCGTTCAAGAACTTCGGCATCTTCATCCccgacgacgagctcgacgcCACCATGGACAAGATCGACGCCAACGGCGACGGCTGCGTCGACGTCGAGGAGTTCGGTCTCCTCTACCGCTCCAtcctcggcgacgacgccgccagcCGAGCCCccaggatggcggcggcggaggccatcggcggcgagggcggcgccgccgacgacgaggacgaggggATGCGGGAGGCGTTCAACGTGTTCGACCAGAACGGCGACGGATTCATCACCGTCGACGAGCTCCGGTCCGTGCTGTCCAGCCTCGGGCTCAAGCATGGCCGCACCGCCGACGACTGCCGCCGGATGATCAGCATGGtggacgccgacggcgacggccgcgtcgACTTCAAGGAGTTCAAGCAGATGATGCGCGGCGGCGGGTTCGCCGCGCTCGGTGGCTAG